A window from Methyloterricola oryzae encodes these proteins:
- a CDS encoding RHS repeat domain-containing protein, giving the protein MTQYPYDGLGNRTQEISPNTGTATYLYDAAGNLTQKTDARNVATSFTYDALNRPTSEAYTGVTLGNITPVYDQGVNGLDRLSGITYPSGRKVDDLRDGAGRISAVTTTVGTTTSTLAGSVGHLPFGPLTGLSFGNNRALSRSFDDDYRLFIQTAGSLQSLGYAYDPAGNLTGVTGSSQQTLEDSLGQSRITQCLVPMLDG; this is encoded by the coding sequence GTGACGCAGTACCCTTATGACGGCCTCGGCAACCGAACCCAGGAGATCAGCCCCAATACCGGCACGGCGACCTACCTCTACGACGCCGCCGGTAATCTCACCCAGAAGACCGATGCCCGCAACGTCGCCACCAGTTTTACTTATGACGCCCTGAACCGCCCAACCAGCGAGGCGTATACCGGGGTGACCCTGGGCAACATCACCCCGGTCTATGACCAAGGCGTCAATGGCCTAGACCGCCTGAGCGGGATTACCTACCCCTCCGGGCGCAAGGTCGACGACCTGCGCGACGGCGCCGGACGCATCAGCGCGGTGACCACCACCGTCGGCACGACCACCAGCACCTTGGCCGGCAGCGTCGGCCATTTGCCGTTTGGCCCTCTGACTGGACTCAGCTTCGGCAACAATCGTGCCCTAAGCCGCAGTTTCGACGACGACTACCGCCTCTTCATCCAGACCGCCGGCAGCCTCCAGAGCCTGGGCTACGCTTACGATCCGGCGGGCAACCTGACTGGCGTCACCGGCAGCAGCCAGCAGACGCTCGAGGATAGCCTCGGCCAGAGTAGGATCACCCAGTGCCTAGTGCCAATGCTCGACGGGTAG
- a CDS encoding ATP-binding protein — translation MRFAKLKQAASLEDLDPKTPRQLDRALIQQLADCRWVKEHLNILVTGPTGVGKSFLVCALAHKACRQGYTLFYQRLPRLLTEPEISRGDCRYPRLMRQLARIDVLILDDWGLDSGLTDRQRRDLLESLDDPYATRATVVTSQLPVEHWH, via the coding sequence TTGCGCTTCGCCAAGCTGAAACAAGCCGCCAGTCTCGAAGACCTGGATCCGAAAACGCCACGGCAACTGGATCGCGCCCTGATCCAACAACTCGCCGACTGCCGCTGGGTCAAGGAACACCTCAATATTCTGGTCACCGGTCCCACCGGCGTGGGCAAATCCTTCTTGGTGTGTGCCCTGGCGCACAAAGCCTGCCGCCAAGGGTATACGTTGTTCTATCAGCGATTGCCGCGCTTACTCACGGAGCCGGAAATCAGCCGCGGCGACTGCCGCTATCCCCGACTCATGCGGCAGCTGGCAAGAATCGATGTCCTCATACTCGATGACTGGGGTTTGGATAGCGGCCTCACCGATCGCCAACGCAGGGACCTGCTGGAAAGCCTCGATGACCCCTACGCAACCCGTGCCACTGTGGTGACCAGCCAGCTACCCGTCGAGCATTGGCACTAG